In the Sebastes fasciatus isolate fSebFas1 chromosome 12, fSebFas1.pri, whole genome shotgun sequence genome, TGGTTGATTATTTTTGGGTGATAATCGGGAAAAATGTGTACAACAATACTTAATAGTAGTGATTAGACGGCTCAAACATGTCCCCCTTAACCAACACAACCTTTCACACTGAATACATTTGGTCCTGCTTTCCACCATATGCTATCATTTAGGTCCTTATAGGATAACTTAGCAGAAATTGAAAACACATTGTTCCttataatttgtgtttttttaattaaatttttttatttgaacagTATTAATTACCACTGTAGAAATATTGAGCCTGAGGTATTTAAGAACATGAGTGGATGTAGGCTTTGCTGTACAATCTATGTTAACTTGTCTACAGAGtatatttttgtaaatattGTATGATATTGCTGTGATTTCTTTTCAATTAGTGCATAGTGTAGGTTTTTTTATTCACACAAGGGGTAagtgtgattttgtttttcccCCTGGGTTTTGCAAAACTCCTTAGACCATTTATGTGAATATGTAAAGTTAAATGCAGACAGGTCTTGATTGGGATGTGTGCTATGTCTTCATCAGAGTGGGTGTAGTGGTGGAGTTGATAATTGCCAGTTTCCAGTGCTAGTTTCTCTCAGTACAGCCTGAAAACATTAGCACAGGCTCTTAAACCAGATTGTGGTGAGATTTAAAGCTCAATTTCCAGTGATATGACAAAAATATTGTCCCTTCAGGCCTGTTTTGTGGCAGTTTTGTGTTGATAGATTGTTCCATGCAAAGCTAAAATATACTCGGCAAACACACGTATTGTTAAAGCCTTCCACAAATGTCCATCAGATGGACAAAAACCTTCTTGTAAACCTGTTTGTCAAAGTGTTGATTGTTGACCATTATTTCAGCAAACATTTTGTAACGATctcaacatgttttctttctttccccaTCATTTACCTGATCCCCTGTCCTCTTTGCTATCCCCCTCCCCTCGCTCCCTAAACCCTTTCTCTCACACGCCACCAGACCTCTCATTCTTCAGCTCGTGGCTCTGCTGCATTGCAGGAGCACATGGAGCGATGATAAGTGGGCGAACCACCTCCAGACGCCAGCCGGAGAGAGTGAATTGTGAGCAATCCGAGTCTTGGTTTGACCCACTCGAGTTGAAGTCTCACAGCTGATGAAATACAAGGGAGCCTCACATAATGAAATGTGgaaaatgctgctgctgctaacgtGATTCTCTGCTAACCCAAATATTTAACATGTCTTTCTGTGCAACATAATACCCGTtaagtttttaaaaacaatgtttGAGGATTGACGAAGTCACCATGtactgctgttttctgtttgtccagatgcatttatatttgtttaactTGCCGACAGTTTGCTGGTAAAATTTTACGTCAtttagtgtttgttttctttccccttATTTAGTAATAGTTTGGAATAATTTGGCCGCTTGAGTCCGTTACAGAGTTGCATTAGAGCCTCGAGAGTTAAATCcctttatctgaaaaatgtgtctGGACATACAGAACATGTTGTTATCCTCGAAATTCACATAAatctagtaaaaaaaaaaatattttccttaGTATGCAGTTATCTTTAAGCAAAGTTTCTTATTTGACAAGTGCTGGCGCGCGCTCCCATGctaaaaaatgactttttgttttcttatgtaAATGAGCTGACAGTAGTTTGTTGCCTCTGGTTtgtttaaatgtaatatgtttTAGCCTACACACGTTTAAAGTGTGTACATTTGATGTCTCAGGTTTTCAGCATTGATACAGCCCAGGATGTTTgctttgttgtttattttgttcttttgtttttaagtaGAAAATTCACCCCAGACAACTAACaatacacattttcattttggaTGTTATGTTTTTCCTCTCCGATGCCTGAGTCATGTTTTCAGTATTTTTTGCTCCCATGTTACTGTATACCTCCCATCAGTCTTTGTAACTCCTTCCTTGATATTTACTGGAAGAACTCCCCGTGTCCCTCACCTCTGCTCTGTTCATTTCCTGCCATTTCCTTTGAATTAGTCTCtgttctcactttctctcttacTTCCTCTCCCTGCATGCcgtcctctcctgctctctcctaaAAGATAACCAGTGTTCCTTCTCTCCTCattcttctcttctccttttACGTTGAGTATGTTTGTGACCGTTTGCCGTGTGCAACTAGTCACTCTCACTAGTAAGTATTGTATTGCGTCTGCAATGCTTTAATAGTTTATGTTGCAGCTCACTAACAACTGAAGCTGAAGGTTTATCTGCAATGCCGCCTCCCTATCTACAGATCTGACATGATAAACTGCCATTTTGTAAATAtcgtgtatatatatttttcgaaaaaaactaataaacttCAAGTATAAAGTGCATccagtgttgtttttaaataatgcaTACTGTGGCAGAATTGATTAATATATTAGATAAATGGAAAAAAGCACAAGTTTAAAATGATATACTGAGGAGTCGAGTTTTCACAGACAGTTTATTGTCAAATGTCATAAATATCGAGTGAGAGGCACCTGTGACACTGAAAGAACACCGGTGTTTActtccatgttttttttcatacagcTGTGTATTACATCTTTATTATGGCCGACACATTTGAGGTATATGTCAACAAAGTGAATTGAATGGAGTAgttggaaaagaaaagaggagttCCAGATTTGAATGATAGTGGAAAAATATTTAGAAAATTTGAAATAATAGGGAAAAGGAGAGAAAGTACAGCAGTAATCAAAGATCAATGTAGAAGAAATATGATAGGCTACATGCAGGATAGAAAGTGCAGCAGTAATCGAAGATTTATTATAgaagaaatattttaaataatatgcAGGATAGAAAGTACAGCAGTAATCAAAGATTAATGTAGaagaaatatgtaaaattacaAGCAATTTGTTAAAAAGAGGGAAAGAACAGCTAAAGATTGAGCTCTTGCAGTTAAGTTTGAAAGGGAAAATTAAGCAAATAGGAAATGAAAAAGCAGGAAAATAGAAGGTTGAAAGCTTTCCACATAGGATAGTGCATTGAAAGTGGAAAAAATAATCACACTAAGACACCTCTGCATAAAACGTGCctcaaaatacaaaacaaaatgttatctTTTACTTGATGTACCGCTAAGTCATCTCCATATAATAACAGATGTCATAAAAGGTACTTTCACATTATATCTAACAAGATTCTGGTCAAAGGTTCGGCAAAAGACTGGGACATCTtgtgtgtttgttaacagttgtctcattaaaggtgcattaaaaaaaaaatctcaagtGCACAGTTTGAGAATTTGTTAAACTTTGTAATGAATAAACTTTGTCATGAAACCAGTCCAGTTAGAGAAGTTGGTTCAAatcaagagaaaaaataaactatAAAGAGCAATAGAGCAACTACTGATGAAAGAGGAAAGTAGAGCTGCAAAACTGTAGCTCAGAATTTAATAAACAGAACTAAGCACTAACAGGCAAAGAGCAAAAAGCTAATTTAATGACAAGAAATGAAAAGCGAGATCTACACAGATCTGTGCAGGAGCAGAAGAGAAGAATTATGCATCAtgcaaaaagagagaaagtcaTGAGCAAAGGTTACAGTCACTCAGAGAAAAGATGAGTGTTAAAAAGCAGAAAGAAGATTCAAATCTATATCAAGTATTATACTGGTACAACtacacctactactactactaaaggAAAGAATGGAAACAGTGACTTTAGgtcagaaaatggagaaaatagaaacaatagaagacagacagatgcaAAGTTAGGTTACTCTATCAAAAAcgaagcacaactacaagccaagtatacctttctgtagaaTATTAAGTAAACTTTTcctaagtatatctcgatcaaaagattaagtacaagtaggcctttcagccaagtatacttaggcttttctgtatacttgtcagtatgatccaagtatacttaggctttcttgtatacttgtcagtatgatccaagtatacttatgtatactttcgttaagtatatctctgataagtacataaaaagtcaaCTGAAAGTacactctcttattttaagtttaaaagaagtatactaatggcacacttgaataaacttctttttggtaagggcaTGTATATTTGTTTCCTATAGTGGTGCAGAGTAGGACAGAAGCAAGAAGAGAAATGAAAGCCTGACTACCAGGAAAAGGAAGGAAGTGAGGTGACAAGGTAGTAAGCATTGAAATGAGAAAAGAACAACAAGCAGGCAGAAAGGTCAACACAAGCAAGAAATAGAAAGAAAGAGGCTGATTCGGTTTCTCTATAAGTCCTGATGGAAATGATCCAGACATGTGATGAAGTCTCATTCTGTCATCACAACTACAAGAGTTGCTTTGCCATTAATTTCCAATCAATCACAAGTCAAGACTTCTTTAGCATCAGAGCAgcatagaaacaaacaaaaagacacagTGAATTatgagagatgaaaaaaaaaaagattggaaAATGTTAGGTTCAAATAAAGGacagaagaggaaaagagagaaaacagtttTATTTAGAGGTAACCATCAAACACAGCAGAAAAAGAAGTGATCAATACAAGTCAAGAAGTCATTCCACAGTTCAGaatgaggaaggagagagaaaatacAGGAACAGATGACAGTAAAGAGTGAAATGAGGAGCAGTTATATCTGCAGAATAAAGATGAGAGAAGCATTTACTGACTTTAATCCTCAGTTTGTGTCGTAAAGCCAACAGCAAAAGACTGCTTCTTAGCTGCAATGTGTAtaactgtgtgaatgtaaaaCAGGGTTTAAAGCAGCTCAGTAAAATAAACCTTCCCTGGGTGAGtagaagagaagaaaacactcGATAGGCATCCGGCTCATCGGGTAGTGAGGTACAGAGccacacaaacagaaactaaTTTAATAAAACTAAccattttaaaggtcttattgataacatttttgtgTAGAAGAATAATccttaaagaaaataatacatccacattgtttttagacggatgccaaataaaagtatcacttttcctaaaaaaaaaaaaaagattacgattgtgaattcatattttaaaaaaatgtggtgCATCCAaagtgaatgttttgtttatttctgtggaagatatctgacgtttggttcccacttctaacaagtcTTATGAGCCAATAGTAAAGCAACGATGGTATAAAATGTCTGAGTCTCACTCCACTCGactgtaaaatatgcaagttgTGCAACGAAccggcaaccacttgttgtgaagtgaatgcaatggaacggggggagggagagtacgacatctagtggcgtaaatgttatcaatagcacctttaaattagcATTTATGGACATAGTATATATTGAGAATtgaagagaaaagaaacagCTCTGCAGAATCAAAGAtcacaaacacagagaaggATTCAGGATTAATAATGACAGCTGAATTTAAAGCTAAAAACGTATGAGAGGTAGATTGTTAGaaaggcaaaaaacaaacaaatgaaattCCAACTACATCCAGATAAAACATTAGTTTGTAATAATGATACCAGTGTCACAGCTGTCTCTCCGGCTAACTGAACAGTGTTGATGCGTAACCTCACTCATATgctcacacacacgctcacacactcactcaaacAGAGATTTAGTAAATAATTGTCATCAAAAATAAGTCATTTGACATTGTACAAACTTGTTTGTACAGTTTGACCCCtgaaacttgaaaaaaaaattactcacaAAATTCATTCTCACAGTATTTTTCACCAACTTCTGTCGTGTTAGCTCTTTAAATTCAGAAAATAatcctttaaatgttttaagCATGTGTCTATATATTACATACATAGCATCCTCCTCCAGGTGCTAAGTATTCATCAGTAGACTGGACAGTAAATGGGTCCTACACTATTTACAACTTCAGTCTGTTTAGTCTCTGGAGGAGAGGTTGTGACGGAGGCCGGAAGTAAAACCATTTCCACATTTCCAAGGATCTCACAATCTGTCCTGCAGCGTCCATGGATCAGCCAGTGCCAGAGTAGAAAAGAGACGTCTCCCCCACCCTCATCGGTGGGTGTCTCAGTACGGGGTGAAGCGGTTATATCCTCCTCTGTACAAACTGGCCTGTTGACAGAAGCAGTGTGCCAGGTGTGACCAGGGTCTGCTGCTAACCGCAGATGTAACCAGAGAGCTTCAACAGAGGCTGCGTGTGTGTTTTGACTCAACTCACCATTGTACCAACTCCATATGTCGTCGTTGGTCCAACTGAGTGGTGATAGGGATCCGCAGCTGTCGTGTAAACGCGTCCGTATCTGGTCAAAAACATCAGAAGCAAGCAGATGTCATGTGCTGTAGCCTGGATTGTAGAAAGGCAAACTCCTAGTTAACctcctttatttattaatttagctGCTCAATTATAGTTGTTTGTAAGTTCTCCCTTCATAACGGCCTTCTCcactattttatttaatttgaccTAAAAATGGTCAAAGTGAAAGACAtttaatctaaaaaaacaaCGTAATTAGCCTTAATAAAACCCGTcatgtgtagtttgtgtttaatTGTATATTGAAAGATTCTCAACAAGTCTTTAAAACCCCAAATTTCCAGACATAAAACCAAGGACATGACCTCTCTGCCTTGAACGGCACATTAACTTTACGTTACTTGAATGataaagggaaaataaataggtttttctatttttacCAACTGATTGGAGGTTAAAGAGGTCCTATTATGCTcatgttcaggttcatacttgtatttttggtttctactagaacatgtttacatgctctaACGTTacaaaaacgctttatttttctcatactggctgtgctgcagcacctcttttcaccttctgtctgaaacgctctgtttgagctcctgtccgaaaagcccagtctgctctgattggtcaactggcccactctgttgtgattggtcaaccgaaccaaactcttcggactctgttcgagctccgctctaactagctttgtttgtaccaaattagctgctaggcaggtattatgcaaatgtgttacttgatgacatcaccaagttacggaagaaaaggcgggacttcaatcaaggtgtttcaggcagttcagcagcagtgtttctgtgagggagagtaactccctttggtgtggactttggactttgtaactttgcagaccttttacattacaaaaaactatataacacattaaagaaaaggggaaaaaagcacaaaagcataataggtcctctttaaaggatAAAACTTATAATGTCTTTTTATACTGCATTTTAATTATTCAACTAACTGTATTATTCATTGATGTATTCAGTTATATTTTTGACTCATCTGATAACCTTTTACTGCCTTTTGATGGTTTGGGGATCTATAAAGTATGCACTCATGATAGAAACGTGTTTGTAAATGTTGCAAGTGAAAATCTGCCTATTACCGATATTtgataaaatgaaaaattgTCAGGCACTCTGGTGTAGAACGGTTCAATCGGTCTAGATCTAGAAAATAAACCATTTGAAGTTGTCACACCAGCAGTAAAAGCTGATCTGTAATCTTGTTGTGTGCGGTGTTTATCTGCCTACCCGTCACTGTAGGTTGCCGTGGCAGCAGATGCTGATTGAGCCATTCTGTAAGCTGCAGGATAGCCACCCTGCACAAAGAGAAACACAATAACATGAATACAGCGACAGCACTTTAAAACAACTTTAATGAAGAAATGTGTGCAGCTACTTACGTAGACTTCTGCTCCATACAGTCCATCCTGATACACCACcctgataaaaacaatattaaaatgttaaagCAGTGAATGAAGTGAATGCAGACCAGGCACTGGTACTTGGACACAGATAGTCTTACCCGGGGTAGCCGGGCACAGCAGTAGGCGTGGCTGCAGCAGAGCGAATCGTGTTGTAGACGGCTCGACCTCGACCGCGCAGCGCAGAGCCCCGGTAGGCCAAGGTGGGAGTTGCTACAGGATACGGGAAACTGGcaactgaagaaaaaaacataaatggtATAAATAGTGACTAGTACAATGCTGGTGACATTATAATAACAAATCAGTCTTATCTCACCTGTATAGAGTTCAGGTGCGTACATCGCCCCCATGACAGGGTTGATCTTCCATCCAGAAGCTGCACAGAAAATGAGAATAAGTTTCCCAGAATCCCTCAGCACACAAAGTGAAATGTGCAAAGAGGAATGAGGTGTCTTACTTGAAATTTCAGCATTCACAAGAGGCGTCTGGGGCTTCTTGGTAACTACTCTTGCAGTGGCATTATTAACCTGGGGGCACACGGAACAGGACAAAGGCAGTGATAAAGGATGAGTGTGCAGAATATTAAAGTTGAAACTAACATATAGTAGGAAATTCTCCCTCACCTCGATCTTTCTCCCCTCCACAATCGTCCCATTCAGCTTTTCTCTTGCTCGGTCAGCCTCGCTCGCACTCTCGAAGGTGACGAACCCAAAGCCCTGCACGTTCGCATAGTCATATTATTTGTTCATACTCTGTTTTTGGTCATTACAAATTGAGCTTGTATGATATTTCTGTGATGCTCACCTTGGACCCCCTCTCGTTGAAGATAATTTCTACATCAAGGATCTTCCCAAATTgctgaaaatgtcaaaataagtATTTTGTGAATATAATAGAACAGATAAagataatttaatttagtttaccAATATGGACAAGAATTGTATAAATgcatttagagctgcaatgattaattgattagttgtcaactattaaattaatgggcaacttttttgataatcggtttgggtaattttttaaggaaaaaaaggttccagcttcttaaatgttaatattttctactttctttgctcctctatgacagttaactgaatatcttcgaGTCGTAgataaacaagacatttgaggacgatcgacatttttcataattttctgacatttgattCTGACAGatgaatcaacaatgaaaataatcgttagttgcagccctaataaagTGTGCTAATGCGTGATATTGATAAATCCATACCCCAAACATCTGGCGGAGGTCCGGATCTCTGAAGCGGAACGGGATGTTGGAGACGTGGAGGCGTTTGGGTTGGGCCTTATCCGACCCCTCATCATCACTTCCAATTCCTGCTCCGCCCCCTGATGACACCGACACGCTCAGGGActgggggtcagaggtcacagggGCCAAAACATCCTCCTGACAGTGAGTAAGAATGAAAATAGgacgaggatgaggaggaggaggaagagaggaagcgAGCACGTGGAGAGAAGAAGAATTGACAGGAAGGACGAGGACGTGAAAGAACAAACAAAAGGAGGGCATCAGTAGAAAGGTAAAgaaggaaagggggaaaaaatcataaAGTCAATCCAGAGAACAAATCCTGCAACATCTTTCAGAGAATTCTGTTTGTGTAAAATTCAGTTGCGTAAGCATCACATGGAATTAGGCAAAGATCATTTTCATGACTTGATTCAAACCAAAGTTCAAAGAGCATTCAGCAACCAGTGATCCTTCTCAGGCAAATGTGAGGAGGCACGAAAAGGGCTCCATTTTAGTGAGGCGTCTTTGAATACATGCCTGTCAGACAGTATAAAGACTAATTCGCTgtacaataacaataaagaTTATATATTTGACACTAAAATGTTCACTCAAGCTGTGGCAAAAAGAGTTAAATAACGTTTAAGCTCCTCtgaaaagcaagaaagactgTAACTACGCAGTTGTTACAATCTGTaatacacatacatactatgGTAATATTTAACTAATTAAAATGCCCCCATGCAGAAAAATTCAAGTACTAATGTGCCAAAACCAAAACATtcagtatcccacaatgcaccaCGATGCTAGTGTGTGCACGTGTATGTGTTGGACAACCAGCATCATCAaccattgcaaaaataaatgttaaaaatatgtttttaagaCAAATTAATGAGTCCAAACAAGAAAATGAGAGTGAAAAAGtctgcaagaaaagaaaaataaatacagtgagCTTCAGCAGTGATAGCGAGAGAAGGGTCAGAGTgcgttgaaaataaaaaataacgttaaaaaataaaatcaaaattacTGGAAAAGTAttgatatatttaaaaaaaagtttcagtCCTTTATGCAGATGTGAAGACTTGATTATTAGCATTCTAGTACCAAGAGGCAGAGACTGGAAGTGGcctcagagcagcagtgaaGAGTAAAATTAAACCAAAGTAAACAAGGCAAAGAAGGTGCGCAGAAAGCTTGAAAAGGAAGAGGGTGATGGGGGAGGAGTTCAAAACTGTACGTTCCACAAGGGTCAGTCGGATCACGGTGCTGCTTTTCTGCCAAGGGTTAAAGGTCATTTATCAAGGGGCATAATTAATAAGTTGGGGatagacagaaaaagagacacattcacacacgGCAGCGTTTTACACACATAAACGCACACAGGCCACTGGATTACACTGGCTTGCCACGGCTGACTACTGCAGACTATcacatccacccacacacaccacagacaGGCCACAGTGGAggggagacagggagagagggtTGAGTTGGGTGGTGGTGGCATGTCACGATGCAGAATTGTGTTTCTGGACCTGAGCGATATTTCAGAGGGAGAAAGGGGGCTCATCTGGTCAGCCTCCCCCTTTGACCCCTCTCCCTCCACGGCGACGTCTCAACTTTCCCCCGAAAATCAGGCTCtagtaataaaatatatagatgGGGCCACAAAACatgaaaggaggaagagagatgtGCTGCAGCAGGACACAGAGCTGACCTGCCACACAGATCAGACTAAACACCTCTGACCTTATCATAGTGGATGTGTTCATGCCTGAAGGAGATGTATGCCATATAGTAATTAATACTCATTTCGGTCTAAATGGAGTCCTGAAAACCTTAGTCTTCATTAAAGGGAAAAATCTGCCAACAGAATATTTCAACCTGTTTCcaaattaaatcatattttcaaaGAATTTTCcattatcaggccattaaataggcgtaaTCAGttactataagcaccatagatgtgtgtCATTAAGGGCCTGCTAAGTTgttaaagtgaaagaaaaacttAAAGCAACAccttctaacatgtaaaactacATGAAACATTATGTTTGgagcacaaacaaaaaggcttctttggGTTTAtgcataaaactacaacttttcaCGCTCTCTACACTACAGCGCcggacttctgcttctgctcctgccCTAATTAccacggtcgctagaggtcgctgtcgtcttattttattccttctttcggtgatctaccatgtgaatagatgataaaacctactattgggtgtagtaggcccctactgacccacatctatggtccCTAtggcgaccgataacgcctatttaatggcctgataacagtctaattggctgagAAATGAGTGTCTGTGCTAACAGGCTCACggtgacaatgctaacatgctgatgattagcaagtataatgtttaccatgttcaccatgaTAGCATGCTGAGGCTTACGAGAacgtcattagttttgcaggtatttggtgtTGAATTGTTGAATTAACTGATATTTTGACCCAGTGAACGCATTAGAGGAAAACGCGGAGGATCAATGACTGTTTTActtattcaagataatataaggtgatgtAGAAATGTgagtaaaaatggtcaggaacattcatttacgcacaaattcgCTCTTCTCATGATTTATACATAAGGTCTATTGTGAAAAGGGTCGCaataatttgtcatttttaaaaagtgggtcacCAGAAAagaagtttgggaaacactgatctagGGACCTTGGagaaaatttcatggaaatccatcaaatagttgtCAAGATTATTTCAATCAAAACTAAAAATGTGAACTTCACctgggaccatgaatgtctctACAAAACTTCACTGCACTCCAGGAAATTGTTGTTGAGATATTAATGATTGGACCAAATAGTTGGACCAACCAACAGACCAATAATAACATCCATAGCGTCATAGTATAATTTGATTTTagtaaatatttaaaacaagttttgtttttattgggaACAGGTTGAAATAATCTCACTGCCCTGGCAGATGTTTTCACTTAATTTAAgaaaatttgatgaaaatgaCACATTACAGACAAAATGGCATGTTAAGGAGTGTTGAATTTTCAtaacaaacagaaatatcatTCTTAAATTAACATACAACCactttctattctattacaattatatttcaaatatattttcCAGCAAAAACTGTTGAAACAATAAATCCTTTTATAACCTCTTCCACAGATCTATTTGATTTCTGGATTGGACGaaccacaaaaacacaacatacaaaCTGTAACATATGTTG is a window encoding:
- the rbfox1l gene encoding RNA binding protein fox-1 homolog 1-like isoform X1; its protein translation is MLSSPTVILQPYGLPVYPQTTSCYPGLVQGGPSQEAGPGSGDPGLSQVYAPPPSYPPPGQGPPTSAGRLPPLDFTSVHPGSEYADHPQLRIYQGPQLDGVEALTSNNTEDVLAPVTSDPQSLSVSVSSGGGAGIGSDDEGSDKAQPKRLHVSNIPFRFRDPDLRQMFGQFGKILDVEIIFNERGSKGFGFVTFESASEADRAREKLNGTIVEGRKIEVNNATARVVTKKPQTPLVNAEISTSGWKINPVMGAMYAPELYTVASFPYPVATPTLAYRGSALRGRGRAVYNTIRSAAATPTAVPGYPGVVYQDGLYGAEVYGGYPAAYRMAQSASAATATYSDGYGRVYTTAADPYHHSVGPTTTYGVGTMASLYRGGYNRFTPY
- the rbfox1l gene encoding RNA binding protein fox-1 homolog 1-like isoform X2, whose product is MLQLLDNASEIEECSNGGGPSQEAGPGSGDPGLSQVYAPPPSYPPPGQGPPTSAGRLPPLDFTSVHPGSEYADHPQLRIYQGPQLDGVEALTSNNTEDVLAPVTSDPQSLSVSVSSGGGAGIGSDDEGSDKAQPKRLHVSNIPFRFRDPDLRQMFGQFGKILDVEIIFNERGSKGFGFVTFESASEADRAREKLNGTIVEGRKIEVNNATARVVTKKPQTPLVNAEISTSGWKINPVMGAMYAPELYTVASFPYPVATPTLAYRGSALRGRGRAVYNTIRSAAATPTAVPGYPGVVYQDGLYGAEVYGGYPAAYRMAQSASAATATYSDGYGRVYTTAADPYHHSVGPTTTYGVGTMASLYRGGYNRFTPY